Proteins from one Prevotella sp. E2-28 genomic window:
- a CDS encoding glycosyltransferase family 4 protein — protein sequence MLKILINAYACSPNMGSEPGMAWNWCSNLARYCELFIITEEEFRDNIETVVTTLPQGKNMHFFFLPVPQEVRDMCWNQGDWRFYGHYRNWQKEALKVARQICSEQKIDIVHHLNMIGFREPGYLWKLKGYKYVWGPVGGMETMPVAYLKGSGVKSILFNLLKNIINTLQYRFQPRVRKAASRADAIVAATRGCKLKMQRCYHKDVVLLNETGCYPQETAGKAVGNKVQFDMMWCGKFDFRKRLDLAIRIVAELKDLKIKLHVAGSGDKEKYQKLALRLGVEDKIVWHGQVNHEEINGLMQLSDVFLFTSIMDATSTVVMEAIQNHLPVVCFDTCGFGTVVDETIGVKIKLSNPEKSVKDFSSELRKLYGDRQRLDQLSDNCKERIKLFSWDYKAQRMVEIYKKCLEVR from the coding sequence ATGTTAAAGATACTTATAAATGCCTATGCATGTTCTCCCAATATGGGCAGTGAGCCTGGGATGGCATGGAACTGGTGCTCAAATCTTGCTAGGTATTGCGAACTCTTTATCATAACAGAAGAAGAGTTTCGTGATAACATAGAAACCGTGGTGACGACGCTTCCGCAAGGGAAGAATATGCATTTCTTCTTTCTGCCCGTTCCTCAAGAAGTTCGTGATATGTGCTGGAATCAGGGGGACTGGCGTTTTTATGGACATTATCGTAATTGGCAAAAGGAAGCTCTAAAGGTTGCTCGACAGATTTGTTCAGAACAGAAGATAGATATTGTGCACCACTTGAATATGATAGGTTTCCGTGAACCTGGCTATCTATGGAAGTTGAAAGGTTATAAATATGTATGGGGGCCTGTAGGCGGTATGGAAACTATGCCTGTTGCGTATCTAAAAGGATCTGGCGTAAAATCTATATTATTCAACCTTTTAAAGAATATTATTAATACGCTGCAATATCGATTCCAACCACGAGTCCGTAAAGCCGCTAGTCGAGCAGATGCAATTGTTGCTGCAACTAGAGGATGTAAATTGAAGATGCAGAGGTGCTATCATAAAGATGTTGTACTGCTTAATGAGACAGGATGCTATCCACAAGAAACGGCAGGTAAAGCGGTAGGCAACAAAGTGCAGTTTGACATGATGTGGTGCGGTAAGTTCGACTTCCGTAAGAGATTGGATCTTGCCATCAGAATAGTCGCAGAACTGAAGGATTTGAAGATCAAGCTGCATGTGGCAGGAAGTGGAGATAAAGAGAAATACCAAAAATTGGCTCTGAGGCTTGGCGTAGAGGATAAAATAGTATGGCATGGGCAAGTGAACCATGAGGAGATAAACGGCTTGATGCAGCTGTCGGATGTCTTTCTCTTTACCAGCATTATGGATGCAACCAGTACTGTCGTAATGGAAGCAATCCAGAATCATCTTCCCGTGGTTTGCTTTGATACCTGTGGTTTTGGAACTGTGGTTGATGAAACAATAGGCGTGAAAATAAAGTTAAGTAATCCAGAAAAGTCTGTTAAGGATTTCTCATCCGAGTTGCGGAAGCTCTATGGCGATAGGCAAAGATTGGATCAATTATCAGATAACTGTAAAGAAAGAATTAAACTATTTTCCTGGGATTATAAAGCCCAGCGGATGGTAGAAATATATAAAAAATGTTTAGAAGTACGGTAG